The Drosophila biarmipes strain raj3 chromosome 2L, RU_DBia_V1.1, whole genome shotgun sequence genome has a window encoding:
- the LOC108029061 gene encoding bone morphogenetic protein receptor type-1B isoform X2, with translation MAPKSRKKKAHARSLTCYCDGSCPDNVSNGTCETRPGGSCFSAVQQLYDETTGMYEEERTFGCMPPEDNGGFLMCKVAAVPHLHGKNIVCCDKEDFCNRDLYPTYTPKLTTPAPDLPVSSESVHTLAVFASIIVSLSVFMLILASLCLTYKRREKLRKQPRLINSMCNSQLSPLSQLVEQSSGSGSGLPLLVQRTIAKQIQMVRLVGKGRYGEVWLAKWRDERVAVKTFFTTEEASWFRETEIYQTVLMRHDNILGFIAADIKGNGSWTQMLLITDYHEMGSLHDYLSMSVINPQKLQLLAFSLASGLAHLHDEIFGTPGKPAIAHRDIKSKNILVKRNGQCAIADFGLAVKYNSELDVIHIAQNPRVGTRRYMAPEVLSQQLDPKQFEEFKRADMYSVGLVLWEMARRCYTPISGTKTTTCEDYALPYHDVVPSDPTFEDMHAVVCVKGFRPPIPTRWQEDDVLATVSKIMLECWHPNPTVRLTALRVKKTLGRLETDCLIDVPIKIV, from the exons CCCGTTCCCTGACCTGCTACTGCGATGGCAGCTGCCCAGACAATGTGAGCAATGGAACCTGCGAGACCAGACCAGGAGGCAGTTGCTTCAGCGCTGTGCAGCAGCTGTACGATGAGACGACTGGGATGTACGAGGAGGAGCGCACTTTCGGATGCATGCCCCCCGAAGACAACGGCGGCTTCCTCATG TGCAAAGTGGCCGCCGTACCCCACCTGCATGGCAAGAACATCGTGTGCTGCGACAAGGAGGACTTCTGCAACCGCGACCTGTACCCCACCTACACGCCCAAGCTGACCACCCCGGCGCCGGATCTGCCCGTGAGCAGCGAGTCCGTGCACACGCTGGCCGTCTTCGCCTCCATCATCGTCTCCCTGTCCGTGTTCATGCTGATCCTGGCCAGCCTGTGCCTCACCTACAAGCGACGCGAAAAGCTGCGCAAGCAACCACGTCTCATCAACTCCATGTGCAACTCCCAGCTGTCGCCTCTATCGCAACTGGTGGAACAGAGTTCGGGCTCGGGATCGGGACTCCCACTCCTCGTGCAGAGAACCATTGCTAAGCAGATCCAGATGGTGCGACTGGTGGGCAAGGGCCGGTACGGAGAGGTCTGGCTGGCCAAGTGGCGTGATGAGCGGGTGGCCGTCAAGACCTTCTTCACCACCGAAGAGGCTTCCTGGTTCCGGGAGACGGAGATCTACCAGACGGTGCTGATGCGCCACGACAACATCCTGGGCTTCATTGCCGCCGACATCAAGGGCAACGGCAGCTGGACACAGATGCTGCTGATCACCGACTACCACGAGATGGGCAGCCTGCACGACTACCTCTCCATGTCGGTGATCAATCCCCAgaagctgcagctgctggccTTCTCTCTGGCCTCCGGACTGGCCCACCTGCACGACGAGATCTTCGGAACACCCGGCAAACCGGCTATTGCCCATCGCGATATCAAGAGCAAGAACATACTGGTTAAGAGGAATGGTCAGTGCGCCATAGCTGACTTCGGACTGGCGGTTAAGTACAACTCGGAACTGGATGTCATTCACATTGCCCAGAACCCACGTGTCGGCACACGGCGCTACATGGCTCCGGAGGTCTTGAGCCAGCAGCTGGATCCCAAGCAATTCGAGGAGTTCAAGCGCGCGGATATGTACTCAGTGGGCCTGGTCCTGTGGGAGATGGCCCGTCGCTGTTACACACCCATATCGGGCACCAAGACGACCACCTGCGAGGATTACGCCCTGCCCTATCACGATGTGGTGCCCTCTGATCCCACCTTCGAGGACATGCACGCTGTGGTGTGCGTGAAGGGCTTCCGGCCGCCGATACCAACGCGCTGGCAGGAGGATGATGTACTGGCCACCGTCTCCAAGATCATGCTGGAGTGCTGGCACCCGAATCCCACCGTCCGGCTGACGGCCCTGCGCGTCAAGAAGACGTTAGGGCGGCTGGAAACAGACTGCCTGATCGATGTGCCCATCAAGATTGTATAG
- the LOC108029065 gene encoding troponin C: MEDDEKMDIMRKAFQMFDTQKTGFIETLRLKTILNSMGQMFEESELQALIDDNDPEDTGKVNFDGFCNIAAHFLEEEDAEAIQKELKEAFRLYDREGNGYITTSTLKEILAALDDKLSSSDLDGIIAEIDTDGSGTVDFDEFMEMMAGE; the protein is encoded by the exons ATG GAGGACGATGAGAAAATGGACATCATGCGCAAGGCATTCCAAATGTTCGACACACAAAAGACGGGCTTCATCGAGACCCTGCGGCTGAAGACCATTCTCAACAGCATGGGCCAGATGTTCGAGGAGAGCGAACTGCAGGCTCTGATCGACGACAACGATCCGGAGGACACCGGCAAGGTGAACTTCGATGGCTTCTGCAACATCGCCGCCCATTtcctggaggaggaggacgccGAGGCCATCCAGAAGGAGCTGAAGGAGGCCTTCCGTCTGTACGATCGCGAGGGCAATGGTTACATCACCACCTCCACGCTCAAGGAAATTCTCGCCGCCCTCGACGACAAGCTCTCCTCCAGCGATCTCGATGGGATCATCGCTGAGATCGATACCGATGGCTCCGGCACCGTGGACTTTGATG AATTCATGGAGATGATGGCGGGCGAGTag
- the LOC108028923 gene encoding inactive pancreatic lipase-related protein 1 isoform X1, whose translation MKKLWCLLFLIGFSSPLLVSGFEDEESNCFALRDEICPNANITFWLYTKAKPEGIELSQFNLPKDEFLPLKPLKVIIHGFKGHRNYTPNIQLRPLFNNLDINVISLDYHKLAYEPCYSEAVNNAKFVGRCIAQFLETLLKNKLVKNKDLHLIGFGIGAHVAGFVGNFISQHKLEHITALDPAKPLFLVKDRAQKLDPTDAKFVDVVHTDVMMLGLLEAVGHVDFYLNMGVSQPNCGPINLMETHFCYHNRAADYYAESISNPSGFYGFYCPDFKSFATGVCVPSKDFEVMGFEVHPEARGRYFLDTNSMPPYAMGYNLKNLNRQLKGRTFINDDMIDKFLETNDEA comes from the exons ATGAAAAAGCTATGGTGTTTGCTCTTTTTGATAG GTTTTTCTAGTCCTCTGCTTGTGTCTGGCTTTGAGGATGAGGAATCGAATTGCTTCGCCCTGCGTGATGAAATATGTCCCAATGCCAACATTACCTTCTGGCTCTACAC AAAAGCAAAGCCAGAGGGAATAGAACTCTCACAATTTAACCTTCCCAAAGATGAATTTCTACCGCTCAAGCCACTCAAGGTGATAATACATGGCTTTAAGGGGCACCGCAATTATACTCCCAACATCCAGCTAAGACCTCTCTTCAATAACCTAGATATTAATGTCATATCTCTGGACTATCATAAGCTGGCCTATGAACCCTGCTACTCGGAGGCAGTCAACAATGCCAAATTCGTAGGTCGCTGTATTGCCCAATTTCTGGAAACTCTGCTGAAAAACAAATTGGTCAAGAACAAGGACCTTCATCTGATCGGTTTTGGTATTGGTGCCCATGTGGCAGGGTTCGTTGGTAATTTTATTTCCCAGCACAAGCTGGAGCACATCACTGCCTTGGATCCGGCCAAACCACTTTTCCTGGTCAAGGATAGGGCCCAAAAACTCGATCCCACGGATGCTAAATTCGTGGATGTGGTGCACACGGATGTTATGATGCTGGGTCTTCTGGAGGCTGTTGgccatgtggacttttacttgaACATGGGTGTCTCGCAGCCCAACTGTGGACCCATTAATCTGA TGGAGACCCATTTCTGTTATCACAACCGAGCCGCGGATTATTATGCCGAATCCATTTCAAATCCTTCAGGATTCTATGGCTTTTACTGTCCAGACTTCAAGAGCTTCGCAACAGGGGTCTGCGTTCCCTCAAAGGATTTCGAGGTGATGGGCTTCGAGGTCCATCCAGA ggCCAGGGGCAGGTACTTTTTGGACACCAATAGTATGCCGCCTTATGCCATGGgctataacttaaaaaatctCAATCGCCAACTGAAAGGTCGCACTTTCATAAACGATGATATGATAGATAAATTTCTTGAAACAAATGATGAAGCTTGA
- the LOC108028923 gene encoding inactive pancreatic lipase-related protein 1 isoform X2, translating to MVFALFDSPLLVSGFEDEESNCFALRDEICPNANITFWLYTKAKPEGIELSQFNLPKDEFLPLKPLKVIIHGFKGHRNYTPNIQLRPLFNNLDINVISLDYHKLAYEPCYSEAVNNAKFVGRCIAQFLETLLKNKLVKNKDLHLIGFGIGAHVAGFVGNFISQHKLEHITALDPAKPLFLVKDRAQKLDPTDAKFVDVVHTDVMMLGLLEAVGHVDFYLNMGVSQPNCGPINLMETHFCYHNRAADYYAESISNPSGFYGFYCPDFKSFATGVCVPSKDFEVMGFEVHPEARGRYFLDTNSMPPYAMGYNLKNLNRQLKGRTFINDDMIDKFLETNDEA from the exons ATGGTGTTTGCTCTTTTTGATAG TCCTCTGCTTGTGTCTGGCTTTGAGGATGAGGAATCGAATTGCTTCGCCCTGCGTGATGAAATATGTCCCAATGCCAACATTACCTTCTGGCTCTACAC AAAAGCAAAGCCAGAGGGAATAGAACTCTCACAATTTAACCTTCCCAAAGATGAATTTCTACCGCTCAAGCCACTCAAGGTGATAATACATGGCTTTAAGGGGCACCGCAATTATACTCCCAACATCCAGCTAAGACCTCTCTTCAATAACCTAGATATTAATGTCATATCTCTGGACTATCATAAGCTGGCCTATGAACCCTGCTACTCGGAGGCAGTCAACAATGCCAAATTCGTAGGTCGCTGTATTGCCCAATTTCTGGAAACTCTGCTGAAAAACAAATTGGTCAAGAACAAGGACCTTCATCTGATCGGTTTTGGTATTGGTGCCCATGTGGCAGGGTTCGTTGGTAATTTTATTTCCCAGCACAAGCTGGAGCACATCACTGCCTTGGATCCGGCCAAACCACTTTTCCTGGTCAAGGATAGGGCCCAAAAACTCGATCCCACGGATGCTAAATTCGTGGATGTGGTGCACACGGATGTTATGATGCTGGGTCTTCTGGAGGCTGTTGgccatgtggacttttacttgaACATGGGTGTCTCGCAGCCCAACTGTGGACCCATTAATCTGA TGGAGACCCATTTCTGTTATCACAACCGAGCCGCGGATTATTATGCCGAATCCATTTCAAATCCTTCAGGATTCTATGGCTTTTACTGTCCAGACTTCAAGAGCTTCGCAACAGGGGTCTGCGTTCCCTCAAAGGATTTCGAGGTGATGGGCTTCGAGGTCCATCCAGA ggCCAGGGGCAGGTACTTTTTGGACACCAATAGTATGCCGCCTTATGCCATGGgctataacttaaaaaatctCAATCGCCAACTGAAAGGTCGCACTTTCATAAACGATGATATGATAGATAAATTTCTTGAAACAAATGATGAAGCTTGA
- the LOC108029063 gene encoding TBC1 domain family member 19 isoform X1, which produces MEELQDASIHHMTAKVIAAIKNTKSYEPIYKELQKLVCNPSVDTHDMRNTLEDAIKSAGLETEIRNIVYNLVRSRLARPDDKSLANKQAKPTVSDPLGYLKRAGVLWDRRVRKSLNAMCTELKVPLHGQPRISADREDFMAKWNELSNYNMDLANYRPVYAPKDLLEVLLSLKGPAKTTENTDQIPQWEFSHIALPVKNLFELRAHYADLLRSDSYLGVPDLTVQCQRILEGRHAPMCQQFLKKGCTPAPYRGALWASVLDSKLHDYDIDYWQKLRNAVWTTDHIVDKLVFKDIQLTASNDDQYFVFEDVLYQVLLCFSRDTDIGGCVEYEAFPVKGKTYEGPPSGVVPFHGICMFAAPFCYLYDSPVNLYYTFRAFYIRYCHRLTTINTHPQGIVSLCLLFEKLLQTYEPQLWSHFRELQIQPLRVVFKWLMRAFSGHLPPDQLLVLWDLILGFDSLEILPLFAIIILSFRKESIMQVASLDSIEAILADLSSIKVLPLVQLALSRD; this is translated from the exons ATGGAGGAGCTGCAGGACGCCAGCATCCACCACATGACCGCCAAGGTCATCGCGGCCATCAAGAACACCAAGAGCTACGAGCCCATCTACAAGGAGCTGCAGAAGCTGGTCTGCAACCCCAGCGTGGACACCCACGACATGCGCAACACCCTGGAGGACGCCATCAAGAGCGCCGGCCTGGAGACGGAGATCCGGAACATTGTCTACAACTTGGTCAGGAGTCGGTTGGCCAGGCCCGACGACAAGTCCCTCGCCAACAAACAGGCG AAACCCACCGTTAGTGATCCCCTGGGCTATTTGAAGAGGGCCGGAGTTCTTTGGGATCGAAGGGTTAGAAAGAGTTTGAATGCCATGTGCACAGAGCTGAAGGTTCCACTGCATGGGCAGCCCAGGATCAGTGCCGATCGGGAGGACTTCATGGCCAAGTGGAATGAACTGAGCAACTACAATATGG ATCTGGCCAATTATAGACCAGTTTATGCACCAAAGGATCTTCTAGAGGTGCTTCTTTCGCTAAAAGGACCCGCCAAAACCACCGAAAATACAGA CCAAATCCCCCAGTGGGAGTTCTCTCATATAGCTTTGCCCGTGAAGAATTTGTTTGAACTGCGAGCCCATTATGCGGATCTCCTGCGAAGTGATAGCTATTTGGGAGTGCCCGATCTCACGGTTCAGTGTCAGAGGATTCTGGAGGGGAGGCACGCACCCATGTGCCAGCAGTTCCTGAAGAAGGGCTGCACCCCGGCTCCCTATAGAGGGGCTCTATGGGCCTCCGTGCTGGACAGCAAGTTGCACGACTAT GACATTGACTACTGGCAGAAGCTGCGCAACGCTGTCTGGACCACCGACCACATCGTGGACAAGCTGGTCTTCAAGGACATCCAGCTGACGGCCTCCAACGACGACCAGTACTTTGTGTTCGAGGACGTGCTCTACCAGGTGCTGCTTTGCTTCTCCAGGGACACGGACATCGGCGGCTGCGTGGAGTACGAGGCGTTCCCGGTGAAGGGCAAGACGTACGAGGGCCCGCCCTCGGGCGTGGTGCCCTTCCACGGCATCTGCATGTTCGCCGCCCCCTTCTGCTACCTGTACGACTCGCCGGTGAACCTGTACTACACCTTTCGAGCCTTCTACATCCGCTACTGCCATCGCCTGACCACGATCAATACGCATCCCCAGGGCATTGTCAGTCTGTGCCTGCTGTTCGAGAAGCTGCTGCAGACCTACGAGCCGCAGTTGTGGTCTCATTTCCGGGAGCTGCAGATTCAGCC GCTAAGAGTCGTCTTCAAATGGCTCATGCGCGCCTTCTCTGGACACTTACCTCCCGACCAACTTTTGGTTCTCTGGGATCTG ATTCTTGGCTTTGATAGCTTGGAGATTCTTCCCCTTTTCGCCATCATCATCCTGAGTTTCAGAAAGGAGAGCATCATGCAGGTGGCCTCCTTGGACAGCATCGAAGCCATCCTGGCGGATCTGTCCTCCATCAAGGTGCTGCCCCTAGTCCAACTGGCCCTTAGTCGGGACTGA
- the LOC108029063 gene encoding TBC1 domain family member 19 isoform X2: MLVQSESSQSGKTMEHSTSSLTFWTLKPTVSDPLGYLKRAGVLWDRRVRKSLNAMCTELKVPLHGQPRISADREDFMAKWNELSNYNMDLANYRPVYAPKDLLEVLLSLKGPAKTTENTDQIPQWEFSHIALPVKNLFELRAHYADLLRSDSYLGVPDLTVQCQRILEGRHAPMCQQFLKKGCTPAPYRGALWASVLDSKLHDYDIDYWQKLRNAVWTTDHIVDKLVFKDIQLTASNDDQYFVFEDVLYQVLLCFSRDTDIGGCVEYEAFPVKGKTYEGPPSGVVPFHGICMFAAPFCYLYDSPVNLYYTFRAFYIRYCHRLTTINTHPQGIVSLCLLFEKLLQTYEPQLWSHFRELQIQPLRVVFKWLMRAFSGHLPPDQLLVLWDLILGFDSLEILPLFAIIILSFRKESIMQVASLDSIEAILADLSSIKVLPLVQLALSRD; encoded by the exons ATGTTAGTTCAATCCGAGTCATCCCAGAGTGGCAAAACCATGGAGCATTCAACAAGCTCCTTAACTTTTTGGACTTTA AAACCCACCGTTAGTGATCCCCTGGGCTATTTGAAGAGGGCCGGAGTTCTTTGGGATCGAAGGGTTAGAAAGAGTTTGAATGCCATGTGCACAGAGCTGAAGGTTCCACTGCATGGGCAGCCCAGGATCAGTGCCGATCGGGAGGACTTCATGGCCAAGTGGAATGAACTGAGCAACTACAATATGG ATCTGGCCAATTATAGACCAGTTTATGCACCAAAGGATCTTCTAGAGGTGCTTCTTTCGCTAAAAGGACCCGCCAAAACCACCGAAAATACAGA CCAAATCCCCCAGTGGGAGTTCTCTCATATAGCTTTGCCCGTGAAGAATTTGTTTGAACTGCGAGCCCATTATGCGGATCTCCTGCGAAGTGATAGCTATTTGGGAGTGCCCGATCTCACGGTTCAGTGTCAGAGGATTCTGGAGGGGAGGCACGCACCCATGTGCCAGCAGTTCCTGAAGAAGGGCTGCACCCCGGCTCCCTATAGAGGGGCTCTATGGGCCTCCGTGCTGGACAGCAAGTTGCACGACTAT GACATTGACTACTGGCAGAAGCTGCGCAACGCTGTCTGGACCACCGACCACATCGTGGACAAGCTGGTCTTCAAGGACATCCAGCTGACGGCCTCCAACGACGACCAGTACTTTGTGTTCGAGGACGTGCTCTACCAGGTGCTGCTTTGCTTCTCCAGGGACACGGACATCGGCGGCTGCGTGGAGTACGAGGCGTTCCCGGTGAAGGGCAAGACGTACGAGGGCCCGCCCTCGGGCGTGGTGCCCTTCCACGGCATCTGCATGTTCGCCGCCCCCTTCTGCTACCTGTACGACTCGCCGGTGAACCTGTACTACACCTTTCGAGCCTTCTACATCCGCTACTGCCATCGCCTGACCACGATCAATACGCATCCCCAGGGCATTGTCAGTCTGTGCCTGCTGTTCGAGAAGCTGCTGCAGACCTACGAGCCGCAGTTGTGGTCTCATTTCCGGGAGCTGCAGATTCAGCC GCTAAGAGTCGTCTTCAAATGGCTCATGCGCGCCTTCTCTGGACACTTACCTCCCGACCAACTTTTGGTTCTCTGGGATCTG ATTCTTGGCTTTGATAGCTTGGAGATTCTTCCCCTTTTCGCCATCATCATCCTGAGTTTCAGAAAGGAGAGCATCATGCAGGTGGCCTCCTTGGACAGCATCGAAGCCATCCTGGCGGATCTGTCCTCCATCAAGGTGCTGCCCCTAGTCCAACTGGCCCTTAGTCGGGACTGA